In Marinobacterium sp. LSUCC0821, the DNA window TGCAATATCGTCTTCGATATCAGCGCGAGCGTCGATCACAGCTTGGAAGCTTGGGAATGCATAGAAGGTGCCGTCTGCAGGAATACAGTCAACGCCTGGGATCTTGTTCAGTTCGCTAACAACGAATTCATGACGTTGTTTAAACGCAACAACCATCTCTGCAATACAGTTCTGGTCGCCTTCGAGTGCTGCGCGTGCAGCTTCCTGAGCGATTGAACATGGGTTAGAGGTTGATTGTGACTGTACCTTCTTCATAGCACCGATCAGCTTAGCTGGACCTGCTGCATAACCGATACGCCAGCCAGTCATCGAGTACGCTTTTGAAACACCGTTAAGCACGATAGTGCGATCATATAGATCAGGTGCAGCATTCAGGATGTTAACGAATGGCTGATCATTGAAACGAATGTGTTCGTACATGTCGTCAGTTGCGATCATTACGTGTGGGTGGCGCTTAAGTACATCAGCAAGTGCTTTAAGCTCGTCCAGATCGTATGCCACACCAGTAGGGTTTGATGGGCTGTTGATAACAACTAGTTTAGTTTTAGGTGTGATTGCTGCTTCTAGCTGAGCCGCAGTCATCTTAAAACGCTGTTCCTGAGTTGTAGCGACAATTACTGGTACGCCATCTGAAACTAGAACCATGTCTGGGTAAGAGACCCAGTAAGGTGCAGGGATGATTACCTCATCACCTTCGTTAATAAACGCAAGTGAAAGGTTAAAGAAGCTCTGCTTACCGCCGCTAGAGACAAGAATCTGGTTTGCTTCGTAGTTTAGGCCGTTGTCGCGCTTAAACTTCTCAATAATCGCTTTCTTAAGAGCAGGGGTGCCGTCAACAGCCGTGTATTTGGTCATACCCGTGTTAATCGCATTAATCGCCGCAGCTTTAATGTGATCTGGGGTATCAAAGTCAGGTTCACCAGCACCAAGGCCGATAATATTCTGGCCAGCAGCGCGAAGTTCTGCAGCACGGTTAGTGACTGCAAGCGTTGGTGATGGCTTGATGTTGTTAACACGGTTAGAGAGTTGAACGTCCAATCTCTTTTATCCTCTAAGAATCGATTGAGTCGGGAAGCAAATTTAATATTGGCTTCAGTCGCAAAAATGCCGACAAATTATACAGATAATTTGCGTCAGTTATAATACCTAAGCGTTAATAAAGTTAACGTGTTAAAGTACCGCGTTGTCTCGTTTTACCAAGGATGTTTGTTGATGAAAGTGCCGTTTGAAGTGCGCTCAAAATTTGAGCCTGCTGGTGACCAGCCGAAAGCGATTGAGGGGTTGGTGGATGGCCTTGAATCCGGCTTGGCGGCACAGACGCTGTTGGGTGTTACGGGGTCGGGTAAAACCTTTACTATTGCCAACGTTATTGCTCAGGTTCAGCGACCTACGATTATCCTTGCGCACAACAAAACCTTGGCTGCGCAGCTCTATGGTGAATTTAAAGAGTTCTTTCCAAATAACTCTGTAGAGTATTTCGTCTCCTACTACGACTACTACCAGCCAGAGGCCTACGTCCCATCGTCAGATACCTTCATTGAGAAGGATGCCTCGATCAATGATCATATCGAGCAGATGCGTCTATCTGCGACGAAAGCGCTGCTTGAGCGTGATGATGCGATTATCGTAGCCACTGTCTCTGCGATTTATGGCTTGGGTGACCCTAAGGCCTACCTAGCGATGATGCTTCACCTGGATAGAGGTGATCGGATCGATCAGCGTGCACTTCTGCGTCGTCTAGCTGAGCTGCAATACACCCGCAACGATATTGAGCTGCATCGAGGTACCTATCGAGTGCGCGGTGATGTGATCGATATTTTTCCTGCTGAATCTGAGCGTGAATCGCTACGTGTTGAACTGTTTGATGATGAGATTGAACAGCTGGCGTGGTTTGATCCACTCACGGGTGAGGTTTTGCGTAAAGTACCGCGCGCTACCGTCTATCCAAAAACGCACTATGTTACCCCGCGTGAAACGCTGCTTGATGCGGTTGAGCATATCAAAGATGAATTGCGCGATAGGCTAAAGCAGCTGCGTGATCACGATCAGCTAGTTGCTGCTCAGCGTCTTGAGCAGCGCACACTCTATGATATTGAGATGATTCTTGAGTTGGGTTACTGCTCGGGGATTGAGAACTACTCTCGCTATCTATCTGGCCGCGGCGCCGGTATGCCACCACCAACGCTATTTGAATACTTGCCTGATAACGCTCTGCTTGTGATTGATGAGTCGCACGTGACCGTTCCCCAATTGGGTGCGATGTATCGTGGAGACCGTTCCCGTAAAGAGACGCTCGTTGAGTATGGTTTCCGCTTGCCATCTGCTTTGGATAACCGCCCACTGAAGTTTGAAGAGTGGGAGGAGTTGGCGCCGCAAATGATCTTTGTTTCAGCTACACCAAGCAAGTATGAAGCAGCGAATGCGCAGGCTATCGTAGAGCAGGTTGTTCGCCCCACTGGCTTGATTGATCCAACTGTAGAGGTGCGTCCGGCATCGTCTCAGGTTGATGATCTGCTTGCTGAAGTGCGTCTAGTTGCGGATAAAAATGAGCGCTGTGTTGTCACTGTTTTAACTAAACGCATGGCGGAAGATCTGACCGAATATCTTGCTGAGCATGGCGTCAAGGTGCGGTACCTGCACTCCGATATTGACACTGTTGAGCGCGTAGAGATTATTCGGGATCTACGTATAGGTGAGTTTGATGTGTTGGTAGGTATCAACCTTCTTCGAGAAGGTATTGATATGCCAGAGGTGTCGCTTGTGGCTATTCTTGATGCAGATAAGGAGGGCTTCTTGCGCTCTGATACCTCGATGATTCAGACCATCGGACGTGCTGCGCGAAATGTTAACGGTCGTGCTATTCTCTATGCAGATAAAATTACCGGATCCATGCAGCGTGCGATGGATGAAACCGCGCGCCGTCGTGAAAAACAGGTTGCCTTTAACGAAGAGCATGGAATAGTACCGCGTGGCATTCAAAAATCCGTGGCCGATATTCTAGAGGGAGCGACTATTCCGGGTAAGAAGGCAGGCTCTAAAGCGTCACGTAAAGTTGCTGAAGTGGAAGCTGTTTACACGCCTGGTGATAAACCCCTCTCACCCAAGGATCTGGCGAAAGCTTTATCTCGAATTGAAGATCAGATGTACGAAGCTGCCAAAAATCTTGAATTTGAGAAGGCGGCTCAACTGCGAGATCAATTGCAGCAATTGAAACACGCTTCTTTAGAAACTGGTTGGAGCGGTGATGCAGCTCTAACGGATTGATGTTTAGGATAATTTGAAGTTTCTGGACAGCTTTGGTTGGTCAAAAAAAATTTGTCCTTTATGATGGCATTATTGAATTTTGTACTACTCTTAAGCTAAGAGTAATTCGTTAAGGATTTTATTGTGGATGAGAAACAACTCCCTTCAGAACTGACAGAAGGTTTAATCGTTGTTGCCTTAGGTGCTTCAGCTGGTGGATTGGAGGCGGTCACCTCACTGCTTCGTAATAGTTCTCCTAATGGTCATTTGGCGTTCGTTTTAGCACAGCATATGGCTCCACAGCATCGCAGTATGTTGGTTGAGTTGCTCTCTAAAAATTGTGATTACAAGGTGGTGGGTGCTGAAGAGGGGGCTACAATTCAACCAGACACCGTCTACGTTAATACGCCTAACTCAGATATTACGGTTGTTGAAGGTAAGATTCATATTACCGTCCCATCTGATGATGTTGGTGCGAAACCATCCATTGATAAGCTCTTTAAATCGGTCGCCGATAACTACGGTAGCCGTGCAATTGCTGTAGTCCTCTCAGGAACCGGTTCAGATGGTACGGTAGGTTGTCGAGCTGTGCGTGATGCCGGTGGTATCACGATTGCTCAGACGGCGGATACTGCTAAATACGATGGCATGCCAAACTCAGTTATACGAGCTCGTTTAGCGGATTTAACCTTCTCTCCTGAGGAGATTGCTAACTACCTTTCTGAAAGTCACGAGCGTCCTGTAAAATTAGCAATCAGTGGTGAAAGCGATGATGAATCCGTCGTCTCTGTTGACTCGCTGATCGATAAGATATTGACCCATACTGGGGTCGATTTCCGCCAATATAAGCGTGCAACTATCGAACGGCAATTACAGCGAAGGATTGCCGCTCTGCGTATGCCATCGATTCAAGACTACTTTAAGTATATTGATAAAGATCCCGATGAGCTGGATATCATTCAGCGAAGTTTCTTGATCTCTGTAACGGAATTTTTCCGGGATGATGAGGCCTTTGCTGCTTTGGGTAAGGCGCTCGATAATATCATCGTTCAACAACAGCAAAGTAAAGTGATCCGTATCTGGGTTCCTGCCTGTGCGACAGGTGAAGAGGTTTACTCAATCGCCATTATGTTGGCAGAGCGATTGGGGCCGAGCCTTAGGGGTTATGAAGTTAAAATATTCGCTACCGACATTAATGATTTAAGTCTTGAAGTCGCGCGTCAGGGTGTCTACGGCGATTCGGTGGTTGAGCAGCTATCCTCTGAAATGTTAGCGACCTATTTTGATTTTGATGGCATTAAGTACAAGGCGAAAAAGTGGATTCGTGACATGTGTATGTTTGCCCGTCACGATATAGCTAAGGACCCTTCATTCTTAAGGATGAATTTAATTAGCTGTCGCAACATTATGATTTATTTAAACAATACACTTCAGGATCAGCTTATTAATAACTTCCATTATGCTTTGAATAGTGGTGGTTATCTCTTCCTTGGTAAGTCCGAGTCAACTGGTAATGCGGGTGAAAAACTCTTTGAACCGGTCGACAAATCAAACAAACTTTATCGACGTAAATCAGGTGTGGTCTCTTGGGGACGTTTTAGCACAGTGCTGAACAAAGAGCTTGTGGCGCGTGACAATGCCTCTGTACAGGTTAAATCTGCAAGTCCTTCACATCGGATGAGTGAGAAGGTATTTGCTTCACTGGTTGAAAGTTATGCGCCCCCGAGCATTCAATTGAATGAGCAATTCCAGCCTGTTCAATATTTTGGTGATATATCCCCCCCTTCTTAAAGATCAACCCAGGTAAGGCTAATTTCGACATTGTTAGTCTCGCGCATCCGCAAATTCAAACGGAAGTACGGGCTTTGATTAACCGTGTAGCGCGCGGAGACCAGGATGAGATTAATCACCTTGTACGATTCCGGTTTGCCGAAAGTGAAACTATCTCTTCGGTCACTCTTACGGTTCGTCGTCTGATTGATGCTATTACCGATAGCCACTCCTATGTGATGAGCTTCGAGCGTATCGCAGAGTCACCTGTTGCAGCTATAGGTAATGCGTCAGCGGTGCCCGTGGATGCTTCAGCAGTAGAAGAGCTTGAAGATGAACTTCAACGTACTCGTGATCACCTTCAAGCAGTCGTTGAGGAGTTAGAGACTTCAAACGAAGAGTTGCAAGCGTTGAATGAAGAGTTGCAAGCTTCTATTGAAGAGTTGCAGGCGTCTAACGAAGAGCTAGAGACGACCAACGAGGAGTTACAAGCTACCAACGAAGAGTTGACCACAGTCAACGACGAGTTGCAGGCAAAATCAATTCTGCTTACTGATACCAACGAGACACTGGTCAACATTCAGCGCTCTCTAGATATGGGGCTTGTTGTAGTCGATACCGATCACCGTGTCACGCGCTTTACACCTCAGGCTGTTCGTCTGTTTGGTATCTTGCCAGATGATGTCGGACACAAGCTGACCAAGCTACCGCGTCATATTGAAATTCCTGATTTCGAGAATTTGATCGATAGGGTGGTTGAAACAGGTACCCCGGTCCGACAGCAGATAGATAGGGCGGGTGAAAAGTATCTGATGAACATCAGCCCTTACCGTCGTGATCAGGGTATCATCTCAGGTGCGGTGTTAACATTTACTGAAACGACCCGCTTGAGTGAGACGATAGACCGAGCTGCAATGTTTGGCGAAATGCTTGATACGATGGGTCGCAGTATCAATGAGGGTGTCATGATCTTCTCGCCTGGTTTTGCAGAGATGCATTTCGTGAGTGAGCGTCTCGAGAAGTTGGTAATGCGTCAGGCTGATGTGTTGAAACGAGATTCCGATACCTATCTCGATCTTATCGATGCCAAAGATCGTGATGCGGTAGTTAAGAGCTACAAGAATGCTGATCTGGATAGTTGGGATTTGACATACAAGCTCAATCGTCGAGATGGTACCGCAATTACGGTTCGAGATGTCGCCAAGCGTCACAGTCTAGATAGTGTCGATCGTGAAGTGATGAGCTCAACTATCACTGTTGTTGAATAAGCTTGACTAGTTAACCAGAGTTTATGATTCTAAAAGCCCTCGATCTCCCGTCGGGGGTTTTTTATAGCAACCAATAACTAATAAGAAAGGGTAAGTAGAATGAAAAAAATAGCTCTAGCTGCATTGTTGATGGCTGGTGTTGCCAACGCTGAGACTCATAAATTGGCAATTCATGTTGACCAGAACGATCCAGCGGTGATGAACCTTGCACTTAATAATGCCGAGAACGTTAAGTCTTACTACGAAGGTAAGGGTGATGACGTTAAGGTTGAGGTGGTTGCTTACGGCCCAGGCCTCAACATGTACCTTGAAAACTCTCCAGTCAAAGCGCGCCTAGAAACTCTTGGTATGGATAACAGCTTTCAGTTCTCTGCTTGTGGAAATACCTACAAGAAGATGAGTAAAAAAGCGGGTAAAGACCTCGTGCTACTTCCTGAATCTAAAATGGTTCCCTCTGGCGTTGTCCGTTTGATGGAGCTGCAAGGCGAAGGTTACGCGTACATTCGCCCATAGTGTCTACGGGGGTGTGAACACCCCCTATATTGAGGCCTCATGCAGCTTCTAATTGTCGATGATAGTCCGGTTTTTCGTAAGCAGTTGGAGTTTACAACAATAAAATCGGGCTTCTCTCCAATCCTATTCGAATCAGGTATTCCTCTCTGGGATTACCTCTCCCAAGGTATCTCTGAAGAGCTTTTAATTCTGCTCGATTGGGAAATGCCGGACCTAGATGGGCCGACACTTTGTCGCAAAATCCGCGATAGATTTCCGGATCATCCGATTCATATCATTTTGGTGACAGGTCGAGATGAGACGCAAAGCCTTGTTGAGGGGCTAGCAGCAGGTGCTGATGACTATGTTACTAAGCCAGTAAACTCTGATGAGTTAGAGGCAAGATTCTCTGTAGGTATCCGAAATCTTGCATTAAGACGTCGAATTCATGAGCTCAACGAACAGCGCTTAATTGCCGAGCGGCTAGTGACTGTTGCACAGCTCGCCAGTGGCGCGGCTCATGAGATCAATAATCCACTCGCCTTTATCAAATCAAATTTAGATCTTATCTCTCAGTTTGCGCCGCAACTGATTGAGCTTCTGAATCAGTTAGAGGATCCAAGCAGTTCGCTAGATTCAATAAAACACTACGCAAAATCCAAGCAACTTAATTACCTCGCTGAAGATCTTGAAGCGATGGCTGTTGAATCGCTTACTGGCGTTTCAAGGGTGCAATCTATCGTTGAGGGGTTGCTACGTTTTAATGCTGAGCAGGGCTTACATAACACGCTGGTCAACTTCTCTAAGCTTGTCACCGACGTCACCGCGGATGCTCATCTCTCTGATATTGAACCGAATCTCTTGATTGAGGGTGATGCAGGTCAGCTTACGCAGTTGGTTCTGGCTATTTTTGAGAATGCGCAGCAAGCGATTACGCAGGGTGGCCAGGTTAGTGTCTCGCTCAAACGTCATCAGAGAGAGTTACAGTTGAAAATCAAAGATAGTGGGGTGGGTATTCCCACGACTATCAAACATCGCGTATTCGATCCATTCTTTACTACCAGAGCAATTGGGCAGGGCGTCGGCTTAGGATTAAGTCTTGCTCTAGGAATTGCAAAACGCCACTCTGGCACTATTACGTTTCATAGCTCCGAGGGGATAGGAACCACCTTTCTCTTCGCCTGTCCGGTAGTGAATGATGCTCCCTAAAGAGATATTCCGTGGTTACGATGAGCATGGTGCCATCATTGTTCGTGATGATGGCAATCGTCGCTTTCTGAGTTTTGGTGAGACTGATGAGCAGAGTTGTGTGCTGAAAGCCTCGCCTGAGGTGCCACAATACACCTTCATAAGGGCGATGCTTTACCCTCTGATGCACTTTACTCCTAAGCGGGTTTTGACTCTGGGGTTAGGGGCAGGTTCGTTGACCAATGCTCTGCATGCGCAGTTGCCAGAGTTGAAGCAGACGGTTGTTGAGCTAAGTCCTCTGGTTGTTGATGTAGCACATCGCTTTTTCTACCTGCCTCGCAGTAAGCGAATTGAGATCATTACTGCAGATGCATTTGAGTTTCTGCAGCGTCCAGTTGAGCGTCGCTACGATATGGTGGTGAGTGACCTCTATAATGCGGAGGGGCTTAATGAGATTCAGATGGAGTCGGTGTTTATCGATGCTTGCCAGTCACGCTTAACTCAACAGGGATGGCTGGTCCTAAACTGTTGGAGCGACCATCGCGAAGCGGAGATTCTTGATCATCTTAAAGCGCGTTTTGAGTCCATCTATACCTGCACCACTGAAGATGGAAACTGGGTGCTGTTTGCGACCAATAGTCGCCAAGAGGTGAGTCAGTCGCAGCTTAAATCGAGCCTCAAGTCGATGAGTGATCAGTCCGGATTCGCCTTCAATAGTGTCGCTAAGCGAGTGCGTCGATTAGGGTAAATTTGTCCTGATCAAGGGTGCCAGAATCCACCTGTTTCTATACAATGATTCTTTCTAAATTCTGAGAGAGCGGGTACGGGTTCTGAATAGTTTTAACGACCCTCATCGTCCATCTAACGGGCTGGTAGCTATACACTCAAACAAGCAAGAGATGTTAAAAGATCTGCTGGTTGAGTGGATGGTTGAGCACCCACTCTCGCTGTTTCAATCTGAAACCCTGCTTGTTCAAAGTAATGGCATAGGTCAGTGGCTTAAGTTTGCGCTGGCTGAAGATCGTGCCAAAGGTGGGGCAGGTATCGCTGCCAATATCGATCTATCGCTCCCCTCCATGTTTATCTGGCGTGCCTACCGTGCAGTACTCGGTGAAGAGGCAGTCCCTAAAACCTCACCCTACGATAAGTCTCGCTTAACCTGGCGTCTATTTAGGCTGCTTGCTGAGCTTCCTAAAGAGTCAGTTTTTACCCCGCTAGAGGAGTTTCTAGAGGGTGATCATGCTGGCCAAAAGCGTTGGCAGTTGGCTGAACGTCTATCAGATCTCTACGACCAATATCAGATCTACCGTGGCGACTGGTTAGAGTCTTGGGGGCAGGGTGAAGATCGAGTGTGTGATAGTCAGGGGCTACCCCTGAACCTCGCTGAGTCTGATTGTTGGCAAGCTGCCCTCTGGCGCTTGATTGGCGATGATCTGGGTGAGCAGAAAATGTTGGCTCGTTCAGATATGCACAGACAATTTCTGGCGGCATGTAAGCGCGGTGCTGTTGATAAATCCAAGCTGCCAGCTCGTCTGATTGTTTTCGGTGTATCCGCGCTGCCACAGCAGATCCTCGAAGCGCTGCATGCACTCTCTGATCATATTCAAATCCTTTTGTGCATTCATAACCCCTGTCGCTTCTATTGGGCAGACATTATTGATGGACGTGAACTCTTTAATAGTGAACGTCGCAGGCATGCCAACAAGGGCGGCATACCTGAAAATCTGACACCAGAGTTGTCGCATCAATTTGCACCCCCTCTACTTGCTGCTTGGGGTAAACAGGGGCGAGATTTTATTCGTCTGTTAGATCGCTTTGATGAGAGTCATCAATTTAAGAGCCAGTTTGGTCTCAATCGTATCGATCTGTTCGACAATTCTTATGGCGAAGAGACCCTGCTCAATCAGATTCAGCGTTCTATTAGAGATTTAGAGCCCCTTACCGATAGCAAAATAGCTTTAGATCCCTCTGATGAGTCGCTTAGGTTTACCCAGGCATACAGCGCCCAGCGTGAAGTTGAGATATTGCAGAACGAGTTGTTAGATCAGCTTGCTAAAGATTCGACACTATCCCCTCGAGATATTCTAGTCATGGTCCCTGATGTGGATAGCTATCGTGCTGAAATCGAGAGTGCCTTTGGCTGGATGGATAAAAGTGATCCACGCTTTATTCCCTTTAGCATTAGCGATCAGAGTGTCAAAGCGCATAACGCCTTGCTGAACGGTATTGAACAGGTTTTATCTATCAATGAGTCACGAGTAGGTGTAACACATCTTCTGCAACTTATTGAATTACCCGCTGTGCAGCTTCGTTTTGGTTTCGATGTCTCTGAAGTAGCGACGCTCGCTCAGTGGATTCGCGATGCAGGTGTGCGTTGGGGGTTAGATTCCGCTCACCGATCTCTTCAAGGGATGCCGGAAGGGCTTGAGCAGAATAGTTGGCTATTTGGCCTGAAGCGGATGTTGCTAGGCTATGCCGTGGGTGAGAGTGATTCTTGGGGTGATATTGCGCCATTAAGTTCTGTGCAGGGCGTGTCGGCCAATGCAGTGGGTGGTCTATCTAAGTTAGTTCGCATCCTATCGAGTTGGTCGGAGCGGGCTGCAAAACCGCTTCAAGTTGACGCTTGGTTAACTGCAATTGAAGGACTTTTAACTGCTCTGTTTGACCCGCAATCGGTTGAAGATGAGCTGTTACTTGATCAGATTCAACGTTCACTTGCCGAGCTCGTGCAACAGGCTAAAGAGGCCGCAGTGGTTGAGGCTGTGCCGCTGAAAGTGGTTAGTGAATTACTGCTCGCGAATATCGATCCGCCCAATCTCAATCGACGTTTTATGGCAGGGGGTATCACCTTTGCAACTCTTATGCCGATGCGTGCAATCCCGTTTCGTCGCATCTATCTACTCGGTATGCAAGATGGTGCATACCCAAGAACGCAGGTCAGAAATGATTTTGACCTGATGGCACGTCCTGACCTCTTTAGGCCGGGTGATCGTTCGCGTCGCGATGATGATCGTTATCTATTCTTGGAGGCGATGCTCTCTGCGCGAGATCATTTAGGCATCAGTTGGGTAGGGCGAAGTGCCGTTGATAATAGTGAAAGGCCAGCTTCTGTGCTTGTTGCCCAGTTGCGAGATTACATCGATGCCCAGTGGCAACATCCAGAGGGTGATCTACTTAAACAATTAACAACTACACATCCGCTGCAGCCTTTTAGCCGTCGCTATTTCGAGTCAGATTCAACGCTCTTTAGTTATGCCAAAGAGTGGCGAGCAAGCTACGATTTGCTGCCACCTGACAAGGTGGTTGAGAGCCCATATCAGCAGGAGTCTCAGCTATCGTTGGATGCGCTCTCCGACTTCTTTAAAGCCCCTGCGCGTGACTACTTCAAAACTCGCATCGGCGCGACCTTGCTTCGTCCACGTGATATTCCGGACGAGTTTGAACCCTTCGAGCACAACGCCCTTGATAAGCATAGACATCTCGATCATCTACTAGAAAAAGCGGCGGATATTGAACCCGAATTTTTAGAGCAAGAGATTGATCGATTCATTGAGCAGCTCTCATTGAGTGGGCAGTTTTCTTGGGGTGGTTTTGCCGAGCGTCAGAAACGCTTGTTAAAGAGCAATGTGATAGCGACACTCCGTCATCGTGATTGGGTGCTAGCCGAGCAAGCTTGGCAGCGACTGGATTCCGAACAGCTGGCCCTCACTCTTTCAAATAGCTCGCTCTCTGCAGAGGTAACTAACCTCTATCAGGCGCAAGAGAACTATCTGGCCCTCTTTTTAACGCCCTCTGCAGTTATTACCAAGGGTGGACCAAGAGCTGATCGAATGTTAACCCTATGGCCAAAGCACCTCTTCATCTCGGCTGTGAAAGGTTCGGTTTCCTCTCGTCTTGCGGGACCAGATGGTGTCATTGAGTTGAGCCCCGTATCGCAAAGTGCAGCTATTAAGCACTTGAGTGAGATGATGCAATGGCGTCTGGCTAATCTTAATGGTCCGCTCGCCTTGGCAGCTCGCACTGCCATCAAGTTGCTTGAGTCTGATCTTGCTGGCGCTAAAACAGAGTATGAGGGTGAGCGAGAAGGTAATGAGTTGGAGCGTATTAGTGAGCTAGAGGCGCTCTGGCCAACCTTTGCTGATCTACTTGTTAATGGTTTTGAAAGCCATGCACAGGCGCTTTATGCTCCTATGCTTGAATCAGTTAATCTCTGGCGGGAGGGACAGCGATGAAGCCTATGTTGCCTCTCCATTTCCCTCTAAAGGGGACAAGTCTAATTGAGGCGAGTGCCGGTACCGGTAAAACCTATACGCTCGCGGCCCTCTATGTGCGTTTAGTCTTAGGTCAGGGTGGTGAGCAAGCCTTTCCGAAAGCGTTACTGCCACCAGAGATTCTCGTAGTTACCTTTACCAATGCAGCAACCCTTGAGCTGCGTGATCGTATTCGCCAGAACCTTGCAAAGAGTGCAGAGGTCTTTAGGGGTGCTGAAACGAAAGATCAGTTCACTCTGGATCTGGTTGCAGAGTACCCTGATGCCGAGGCACGCGAGAGTGCA includes these proteins:
- the recC gene encoding exodeoxyribonuclease V subunit gamma — protein: MLKDLLVEWMVEHPLSLFQSETLLVQSNGIGQWLKFALAEDRAKGGAGIAANIDLSLPSMFIWRAYRAVLGEEAVPKTSPYDKSRLTWRLFRLLAELPKESVFTPLEEFLEGDHAGQKRWQLAERLSDLYDQYQIYRGDWLESWGQGEDRVCDSQGLPLNLAESDCWQAALWRLIGDDLGEQKMLARSDMHRQFLAACKRGAVDKSKLPARLIVFGVSALPQQILEALHALSDHIQILLCIHNPCRFYWADIIDGRELFNSERRRHANKGGIPENLTPELSHQFAPPLLAAWGKQGRDFIRLLDRFDESHQFKSQFGLNRIDLFDNSYGEETLLNQIQRSIRDLEPLTDSKIALDPSDESLRFTQAYSAQREVEILQNELLDQLAKDSTLSPRDILVMVPDVDSYRAEIESAFGWMDKSDPRFIPFSISDQSVKAHNALLNGIEQVLSINESRVGVTHLLQLIELPAVQLRFGFDVSEVATLAQWIRDAGVRWGLDSAHRSLQGMPEGLEQNSWLFGLKRMLLGYAVGESDSWGDIAPLSSVQGVSANAVGGLSKLVRILSSWSERAAKPLQVDAWLTAIEGLLTALFDPQSVEDELLLDQIQRSLAELVQQAKEAAVVEAVPLKVVSELLLANIDPPNLNRRFMAGGITFATLMPMRAIPFRRIYLLGMQDGAYPRTQVRNDFDLMARPDLFRPGDRSRRDDDRYLFLEAMLSARDHLGISWVGRSAVDNSERPASVLVAQLRDYIDAQWQHPEGDLLKQLTTTHPLQPFSRRYFESDSTLFSYAKEWRASYDLLPPDKVVESPYQQESQLSLDALSDFFKAPARDYFKTRIGATLLRPRDIPDEFEPFEHNALDKHRHLDHLLEKAADIEPEFLEQEIDRFIEQLSLSGQFSWGGFAERQKRLLKSNVIATLRHRDWVLAEQAWQRLDSEQLALTLSNSSLSAEVTNLYQAQENYLALFLTPSAVITKGGPRADRMLTLWPKHLFISAVKGSVSSRLAGPDGVIELSPVSQSAAIKHLSEMMQWRLANLNGPLALAARTAIKLLESDLAGAKTEYEGEREGNELERISELEALWPTFADLLVNGFESHAQALYAPMLESVNLWREGQR